The DNA region GTCTATTACCAGGGTTAGCCAACCTCGCCGAAATTTATAAATTCTCTAGTAAATCACTTTTAAGACCTAAGTATGTAGTTAACTTGACCCCTGTAACCCTGATGATGACCCCGGCTGGACCCGTCCCTCGTCCACGCATGTCCAATCCTACAAATAAttggagaaaaaggaaaaagtaGAGAAAGTTTAGAGAATTTTGATCCTATAGGAAATTTTACTATGAAGCCTTTTGAAACAAATGATTGAACTCCTACAAATCCTATAAAATTTCTATGCAATGACTTGTTCCAAAAGCAATTTTACCAAGAGGTTAGATCTCATGGAAAGTTTCTTTTGTGTTACTCTCTTCATCCAATTCCTTTGCACCATCTAAATGGTCATTCTGCCGTTTTCCTATGTTTCTTATTCTATGGGATTGAATTATGTTCTTTCTATTTCTGTGTTTTGAGAATCTTGCATTGTAGAGAAGGTCTAAACCATTCGGGCACTGGTGGAatcagggtgtgttcgtttcgcATCAGAGGGGTCTAAAATATACATCTATAAATTAGAGGTATATTAGAGGGGTGTTCGTTACGGCCTCTAAAACCACGGCACGGTCGGAGCGCCTAACGCACGCAcgcggggggaggagcacgcgggcgggagcaggggcggcggcgcggcttgcGGGGAGGggcagggggcggggcggcggcgcgcgggggaggagcaggggcggcggcggcggcgcgcgggggaggagcaggaggcggggcggcagcgcgcggcggcggggtgagcacgggcggcggcggcggggagagcaggggcggcgaGAGGAGcacggggggcggcggcggggagagcaggggcggcgggaggagcacggggggcggcggcggggagagcaggggcggcggcggcggcgcgcggggggaggagcagggggcggggcggcggcggggggagcacggggggcggcgggaggagcacggggggcggcggcggggggaggagcaTGCGGGCGGGGGGGCGTGGGGAGACGAGCCGAGCGGATTAGAGGCGTTAGAGCCCTCGCAGCCTCTAAAATTTCTGAGGGTCTAAAAGTTACTGTGCAACGGGAATAGTGGGCCGTTCGTTTCCGggcctctaaagtttagaggtttCGCCCCGTTAGATAGGGAAACGAACGGACCCTCAGCAAGAGTTGTCCACCGTGCGTGCCTTCTCACGTACGCGTGAAATAAAACAACATGTGAGAAGATAAAAAATATTGCCATGCAGTCCGCATGCCAAGGTTTTTTTAGTCTGCCTTAGCTAGTTGATCCTGACGTCGCTGCAATAAAAAGATAATGCTCAGTACACTAGCTCACCATGCCCATCAATGCCTTTTTTTAAGGGAAGATCAGTGGCAGTGTAGCCTCCACAatcctcgccggcggtgagcggcgatGCTGATTTGCCGCGTACAACCTTGCAGCTAAATGCGGTCGCAACAATTTGGACCTTTCATTGAATTTGAAGGTGTCGGTGATGTGCTAATAAAGTGTTTCTGTTAATTTCCTCTCAACATGGTGCCATATTTTGCTGAGTTTATTTTAAAAATAAGCGCGcgcatatatatgtatatgcgcgcgcgcgtgtatatatatatatatatatatatacaaagtgtatatatatatataaaaagtGACATGTTCATCGATGACTAGACCTACGTGTTGTATTCATCAATCTTAGATAGTGGGACGTCTGTTGTTTTATAAAAAAAGGAAAACAATAAACTGGTGGCTTGTCTATTCGTTTTTAACAGATTACTATGCGTCGGTCCGGATCAGCTGTGTCTCTTTAATACCACATGGTCCCTGTAGTCTCCATCCACCATTACTCCAATAATCAAGGTAAGATAAATTTTCATTTGAAAAGCAATAGGACTAGTCCAAGTATATTATGTTTCCTGTATGAAAGTTGCATGAGTAGATTTATTTTTAAATTAAATTCGACGTAATCTGAATTTATAGTTGATAGTATATTGTGAAAGAGAAACTAAAGGTTAAATATGGACTTTCTAAGAATGTCTCTGAAAGATACACCTTACCAAAATAAATGGAGGGTGTATATTACCTCCCATCTTTTAGGGTTCAATTGTCAAAATCAACTCAAGCTAGCAATAGCCTCTAATTCCTAAGCTGAGAAAATCCCAATAAGGCACCAGAGCACATGGTGGACCAAGTAGAGCTTGACCACAGCACATGGAGCACAGAGCAGGTGCGGCTTCAGCGAAATGGTTTGGAGAGAAGCAGGGTCAAGCGCGGTGCGGATTGTCTGACTTGCTGAAGAAAAGTCACCCGTGACTTCCTCACTCCTTGATGCCATCAATCGCCTATCCTACGGCTGCTAAAGGAATCAGCTTTTGTAATGCCCAACCAATTAACTTTGCTATAGTTATTAGCTCAAATAAGAGCCGGTTCAAGAGTCAGACAGGAAGATACATGTAAAATAGACATTTTACTTCATAATTGACGAATTGTATCTTAAAAAATAACTGGAAAATTAAACAAGCATTTTAGTTAAGTATTTTCAAATAATAACACTTGCATGCTTTAATTTAACATTGGTCAAAATTAAAATATACAATGTTTACTGCTACATTAATTCTAcatcaccgttgggcagaaaTAGAACTACTGCATGAAAAACTCATGAATAAAATATTATAATATTGCTATTATCAACTTTGGTTAGAaaaaataataaatatcatAATAAACTTGAATATGTAACTACTCTTCATATTAAATTGTCCAAACTACTTTTTCAGAAGCATTTCTATGTACTCATCAACTCCTTAATAAATTTATCATGTTGGTGCAAAAGTATTAGGGATAAAATACTAGAAATGTATCTGAAATGAATAAAATTCTCAATTTTCTTTTGAACATGTGGCCCAGCCACGAAATTTTGGCTCGCTCGGCTTACTTGTGGGGCCACTTGGCCTGCTCGCCTACGTGGCCCACAGCCTGCTCGCGCACTGTGCGGTCCGCGTCccaggccgcaacctgggcctgggctgggaaagcgccgccccgcctggaCCCGCCTGGGTCGGAAACAGCCCAGTAGCTCCTGGCCGTCGATTTCGATCGGACGGCTGTCCGGCTTCCTCGCCGGATCAAAACCCGGCGGCAGCCGGCTCCCCATCAATCCTAGGTCagtctctccctttctccccttTCTCTGCTCCGAGCAGCTGCTGCCCGTGATGGCCGAGACGGGAGCtgggtggcgccgccgccgtaggCCCCCTCGTCGGTGCGTGCGTTCGCCTTGAgggtgagcgcgccgccgtcgagcggccTTGCGTCGGTGCCTTGCGCACCAGCGTGGAGCGGCGGCACGCTGGCGAGCCCTGCGACTCGGGTTCTTCCCGTGCGATGGCGGTGGTCCGCCGGCAAAACCGGCGGCTCGGGCGTGATTGCCCGTGCGGCATCtgtcggcggtggtggtggcggcgggagCCAAGTAGGTCCCGCGGCCTTTTTTCTAGCTAGGGTTAGGATTTCGTATTTTACTTCTTCGATTCGAGATCgaatttctttcttctttcttcttctttttcttttaccCCGACTAGATCTACATGCTAGTGTAGGCGTTTGATACCATTGTTAAGTTCAGCAGGACCTCTAGATCATAGATCAGCGTGTATTTACTTGAGTTCATAAGTTACTACAAAGGGTACAACATCGAGATCTAAGAgtgagagggaaaagagagagagaagaagctAGATCGACCTTCGGGCTTGGTAGAGGAGCTCGACATGACGGTAGTGGTGAAGTGGTCAACGGTGGGTTGGTGTAGACGTAGAAGAGGTGACAGTGTCGACGGCGTGGATGTCGGCGACGCGGTGCAGAGGTAGCAGCGCTTCCCGCCACTTCAGCGCTCCCATGGATCAGATCGGGACTTAGGGTTTTCGGTGGGGTGTTGATGGCGCATGGTGAACCTCGTACCATGCGCGCCGGTCTCCACCTCTATTTATAGCGCTGCGCGATGGGGCCCCAGCAACCATATTTGGGTTGAGTGCCTTCGATCAGGGCACGAGACTGAGTCCGACTCgatcgttggaccgatccgggtgGGGATCAACCTAACAGCACTCACACACATCCTACCTCTAGCATCTCAAATAGACTAGGCCGGGGAATATGGGCAGTGACGAAAATATGTAACCAAAAGCATAATAAGGAGAATTATGTCGCCAACAATAATAATAAAAATATGAGTACTTGTGATAAGTTGAAAACTCAAGCCCAAGTGACCAGGATCTACCTCAATTTTCCATTGATTTATCTCTTCATCTACCACCATTTGAGAAAAAGCTAGAGTTACTTTGAGAAAACATCTTGTTACGCATAATTGAGCCacgatttttttaaaaaataattgaGCCACACGCACACAAGCAACCAAACGCCAAAAGGTGTGCGAGCAGATCCTGCAGCACCAAGCAGACAACCGGCATCCAAGCGCAAAACACGCACGTATGGATGTACTCGCTCCATCCTATAAATATTGCAATTCTAATTTTTATCAGATAGATTAGTGGTAGTTCGAAAAGACTTTCATACCTTATTTATTTGCCATATATGTTTGTTTTAATATGTAAACTAAATATGACCACTTAATTAGGCAGATAGTTAAGATCTAATTTTTATAATtgtattttttatatttttttaaacgTAGGATTGTATTTTCTATGGAACGGAGGGAATACACAGGACCACCACGCCAGCGTCCTCGCCGCATGCGAGCAATCAAGGGTTTGGAAAAACGGACGGGTAATAGCAGTAAAAGTCACATGCATGTATGCCTGAACCGTACGTTTTGGGCAATCACGTGTCTACTGAATACAATTGCTCGCGTCAGTTCTGCACATATGGATAACCTGGCTTCGGAATACGGCCCTGCAACGGTCCATGGGCAGAAACAGAGCTGGACGGACAGCGGTGGGCTATGGCCCAGGCAAGAGGTTGCTGAGAACTAGATGTTGTTTTCCAAAAATGAATGTGCATGTATACAATGTAACTTAGAAAATATATATTCTCGGTAGAAAGTCTGACAAACATAAAAAATACTTCTAATGTCCCATACAAATAAGAGGTAGGTGTACTTGGTCAATAATTTTTTAAAATACAGTACAGACGCAGACGCTCGTAAACACGTACGCATACTTGTTTCTATAAATACACGCAACCGAAAGACTGAGCACCCGTTGCTCTTATGAATACACATGCCAGTTGATTCTCGAGATTGACGAAGTTAACTTAGGTGGACagatccaaaaaaaaaaaaccttaAACCGGTTAAGCTACGCTCACTTCGCGTACCCCGCTAGTAGTTCCTCTCAACATACAGCAGGCTCCAAGAACAAGTCGTTAATTTGTTTCCTTTTTACATCATTGGGTTCACCGAAACCGTCTCCCTTGTGGTAAACGCATTGTGAGATGCGAGCCAAGTTCACGCAAGCTTTGGCGAAGGGCCTACTGAACTTGCAGCTGCTGCCGAATGCCTCCTGATTAATTGCTTTCCACGCCTCCATAATCAGGTCTTCCATGGCCTTGCGAGAATCTTGCTCAGTACCACCGCTCTCAGACATATGGATGGCTATGGATGATGGAGCATCTCCTCTCTGCAGCTCTGCCTGTTATCTCGTTCACACGCGACGAGCAGTGGACACAAATGATAAGAGTAGTCAAGGTAATAAATGTGCAAGAAATTAAAAGGATTACGACCTTAATTACCGTGTGAGTTGCGGAGTCATTGCAGAGACGCAGAACTAATGAAGCAGACTGCACCAATCTTGGGTAGCTCTGAATCAGAGAAAAGGTCTTTGCGTTGACCTCTGAACTGAGCATAGGAAAAGCATGGAGCAACAGCAATGGTGCAGAACACGACACCCGCCCATTGTCCAGGTACTCTCGGAGGGTGGGTCTGCAGCTTCCATGGTGCCATTTTGCCTCCACCAAGAATGATACAGAGATGTCGTGCCACTGTTTCATCAAAAGCATATGGTTAACATATATAATAGCACATACATTCGTTGTTTACTTGTACATGGTGATGTCTCATGTTGATAACACACTTACCGCTTTCCCCAGAACAGAATGCATGCTGCAACCATGTGCCTTCAAAACGTTGTCAGCAACTTCATTTGATGTATTGTACATAACGGAATAGAGTGCTTTCATGTATGCAGGAAGCCTTTCACATGGACTTTCATCCCATCTGAAACATAAGCACGCGTGAAGAGGAGAAAGAAGTACGGAAGAGTATGGTGGTGCGTGCACAAATTATATTGCGGCAAACATAAGGTATACGGAGTATTAATTTGTGAactccatatatatatatatacaggggAACCAGTGTTTCCCATATTAATTAGGAGCAGACCCATGGTTGAATTGAAACGCTAGCTATTGCAAGGCTACCTTGGGTAAATTAAAGAAGGAATTATTTAGCAAATATCTATATATGGTTCTTTGCATGAGGTGGTCTTTATTTTTTTTCAATGCACTCTTGATTATATTATGTCTCATATGCTCACCGTCCAATGGCATCGGTGAAAAGTATGAGTTCATCTAGCGTTCCATATACATCGTAAACGTCGTCCAAGTGAATGATTAGATTAGCAACTCTAGCGAGCATCTCACGGCATGCTCCATGTTTGGGTTCCCAAACAATCCCGTTTGCGTAGTGGAAGCACTCCATCAAACGATCCCTGGAAAACGTCAATCTATCACAAAGCCCAATGTCCCTCCACCACCTATGCAATTTTACAAGTATCAGTATCATTTTTTTTTTCGAAACACAGTAGTACAGACGCGGACGCTCGTATAGGCATATAATCGATACATTAATAAAATATTAAAGCATGCAAGTTTTTTCCAAGCTTACCCTGCTAATCGAGCAAGCTCTTCCTGATGCACACGTTGAACATTGTTGAAATCTACCTTTGCAAATTGGAGAAGCAATGGGTGCAAGCCGCCTGCACAGTGATCAATAAACCATCTTGTTTCTAGCCTTGGAGCCCTCCAGTGCAATGGAAGGTCTAACGCATGGGCCACGCGTTTCCTTGTGTGGGGAGGCATGGATGGCATAAGATCTCTAAGAGCTTTAGTGGACAATTTTCTTGCTACGTCTAGCGTTTCTTCACCTCTGAAAGCAAGATATGAAGCTTCATATAGCGACAGAAATCTATTGACATCCCTCTGTAGTGTCGCTTTGCTGCAGTTCTTTGCATATATATTGTGCTTCAACAGTCCTAGAATGTCACAGGATCGGAGGAAACTTTACAGATTAGTTCCTTAATTATAATTAATTTGTTGGTCTGCAACTTCTAATTAAGACGTTCAGCCATTTGATTCGGTTGACTAGCTAGCTACCATATGAAATGTACTCACTATCTTACTTTACAGGCTGGTTACCATTATATGGAATATTCTTACACTTTTAACTCTAATAAAGCCTGTTTAATTTGTCTGTGGCACTGCGCGCTGGTGGAAAATATGAAATGATATGCATTATTGCACTCTCTTAATTACATACATTCTAGTATATTGTATTAAAAAAAATTTGTGGTGAGATCGAATCCAACAAAGCAATATCAAGATGCCATGCGCATATGCAACACGTGCCTGGTACTCCTATCATTTTGTCTGCATTCCAGTTTAGAATTTCTATGTGAACTATTTATTCAAAGGGAAAAAAATACCTACGTAATTTCAAATGCGTGTGTAATTCTGTAAATATCAACGGTGATCACGAATGTAAATATCTATGGAACTTAAAGAGGAGTTATAGATTATGAAAGCATTATCGTGAGGAATCTAGTAGAACCAATCATGAGTTATCAATCTACATATGTGAAATTTTAGATATTAATGGTCAAAGAGGGGAAAAAATGATTGACTAGATATGCTCTTAGCCTCTCACGTGCACATATATGTAAATTGATTGGTCTGATACAATAACGATTTTCAGTACCTGGGTCAGCCGAAAATCCATTCTCTCTTAGCAGCCTAAATTTTAAGGCCATGGATGCAACACCATCCACGTGCCGGTCATTGGCTGTCTCCGTAGAGATGGAGCTGAGGATGCTACGGATCTCTTCCTCGAAGTGGTAGGAGATGCCTAGTCGCTGTATTGTACCGATGAGATTTACTTTACAAGATGATTCTTCTGATTTACCGAGCAACATATTCTTTACGCTCCTCTTGAATTGATCATGGCTGCATTGGCACACCTTCACCAAAGTAGAAATTTAAAGTCTTGAAGATTTTATTAAAAAAATGCAGGTACAGAACTACAAGCTCATCGTACCCGATCACGACCGCCACTGCCGCCCTTGAGTGAGAGAAGGGTGTCGTAATCCCAGGAGCTGGGCCGGTAGTTCGCCGACCGGCGCCGCGGCTGCAGACGATCCGGTGACTCTGCCGCCGACGAGCACCACAGCTTGTGGCGCCGTGACGGCCGCCGCGTGGCTGCCGCTGCCGGCCAACCGGCAGTGGCGAACGGCGCTGCCGTTGCTTTTGGTGGCATCTCAGTGGACTAGGCACGCTCGAGACCTCCTACGCTTCTTCTAAACCAGTAGAAATTAGAACAGTGCCTTCGTTGCTAGATCAAGGTGCGTGTAGCTTGGTTCAATAACAGTAGGTGCTACACTCCTATTTATAAACAAGAAAGCACGGTGATATTCCTCACTAGAGCCGGAAATACTCATGAAAATAGTTAAAATCGATATGAAAAATGATCTGTGATGTCTAACTCTCACGAAAGTCCCCTCACAAATTGGACACCATGAaaataatatttttttaaatGTCAACCACCAGGATCTCTTTTGGTGGCGAGAATTCGTGGCAGTAACCTCCACAAAAATAATTATGCCACCATGTCTCCATCATCGTTTCCACGAGAGCGAACCGTCACAAAAATCCACCACAAATCTTTTTTGTGTAGACCTATAACCCtcataaaaatttattttcctcTCCAAGCGGAAACCATCTAGCGGTAGGTACTAAAGATTGTGTCTCAATAGCgttcagaaaaaaaaacattGTATCTTAATGACGTATTGACACTAAGTTTATGAAGAAAGTGCACTTATTGCAGTTTTTGATGCAATAATACAAGAGACATGCAAGCCGAGTAGGGGTACATGTATACTCGCATGCATATCTTTGATTTCATCAAGAAAAGAGAATATATCGGTATACGTGTACTAGAGCATACTTTAACTCTTTAAGCACGGTATAGGGGCGCGGAAGCACATTAATTATTTTTTGCTGTattatttttcatttttttttgctGTATTACTGCAAGCAAATGAGTCACGCTTTCCCGTCACTGATACTGGATTACTAGAAGTATTTTCTGGATATGGAGTAAACGACGCATCGGCATCTACCTCTAGCTAGCGATCCGCCAGAGGCATCTTTGGATGAATGCAAATCTGCACTAGTAAAATTAAAAAGGGTTACATAAAAAAAAGGGTGATTCCAAAACTTCCAATTGATATTAGTTTCGTTGTGACGGTGGCGACGATTATGTTGTTGCAGTGTCGTCACCCTCTCGATCTGCAGTATCGATTTTTTTGGCACGTCCGCACCTACTCTAACTCTAGTACAAGAACAGAGAAATATACAATGGAAGAGAGTGGGAAAGCGTTTTGAGAAGAAGTTGAGCAGATAGAAGGGCAGCTGGCGACGATATAGTTCACCTACTGATTATATCCAGTTCTTTATTGACCAAGCATATAGCAATCTCGTTATATTTATAATTCTCCCACTGTTTTATTTACAAGGCATATTTTATTTCATTATGAGGACAAGGCTTCTTCCACCAGTGGGCCGTCAGCTACGAGCTGCCCAGGAGCGTCGTCGCGCTCCCCGAAGCAGTCAGGAACCAGGCCGGCGTGCTCCTCGCCTGCGGCGCGTTCACCTGCTCGTTCCTCACCAGCCTCACCATGGACGTCACCGTGGTCGGCACAGACGGGACCCTCCGCGCGTCACCGACTTCGATCGTCTTCCCATTCGATGAGAAGTCCGCGGGGTTCAGCGTGCTGGCGCGCCAGGCGGTGGCGGAGCTCGCTGTCGGGTGGGGGCCGACCGAGCGCGTCGTCGTCGCGACGGACCTGCCGCAGGAAGCCCTCATGGTGCAGGAGTTCGCGAGGCTGGTGAAGAACATATAGGAGTACGGGATGCCGCCGGTGGCCGGCCCGAGAGTAAGGTTTTTTTTTCGAATAACTTCGGGGGAGATCTCCACctactttcttttttttctaaaaaaattgcAGGAGAGAATACAAGTAAGTTCAAAATCTTACAAATTTGAGATTACATAAATAATGAAGCACTCAAACTCTTAAAAAAGCAAACTTAGATATTAAATATTGAAATTAACTAAGGCCACCCCAGGCCAGCTTTTCCTTGCTTTGATTTCCCAGACGATATGTCCATAAGTTCCCATCGCTTCTTTCTTCGTACTCATGTAACAAAAGAAGAATCCATCTGTAAGGAAGCTAGTTAACTCCGATTGCAACATTTTGCGTGAAGCAAGTACGAAAGCACAAAAGAGTTAATTAGCAGGTGTGGTTCATTCAACGTGTAGTGTGGGCTTCAGCCATTTTCCTATACCAGGTCGTTACACAACCAATGAAGGCCTCAGCTCTAGTTTAATCCAAAAGACTAGCCTGATGGGTGAGTGCTGCTCCACCTTATATGTTGTGTTTCCTACCATCAATTTTTTAATATGAGACTAAATCTAACAATTTTCTCAGTCATACATCGGGCCCAACTCTTCCATCACAAAAGCATCCCATGTGATCTCCCGGAAGATATTATTCCAAGCTTCGATCAAGTGCAACTCTCCACCCACGCAACCCGTGCGACCTTCCGGAGACGTTCGCGGGCTCCTCTATCACCATGTGTCCCTGAAGGTATTTTAGATTTTCTGACctttagctctgataccacttatTAAAATACGTACTGGAATTCGGCCCGGCCCACGATACGCTATACCAGACCTAGATCCACCAGAGCCTACAATAACCAAGGAAAGACGTTCAATGAAAGTAGGTGGGGATCAGATTATGGACTTGGTGATGGGAGAAAATGAGATCGGGGCAGCATGGACTGCTCAACAGCGCGAACATGCACCGTTAGTAATGAAATATGACCTTGATAAGGTAAAATGGGATCAATCAAACCGCAAGTGCTTGATGATGATTAAAAGCTCTATTGTGGAGGCAATAAGGGGAGCAATCCTAAAAAGTACCACTGCCATTGAGTATCTCAGGAAGGTGGAGAGTCAGTTTATTGGTTCTTCAAAGGCTTATGTAAGAACTTTTATTAAGAGATTAGTCACTGAGAAATACAATAGTGGAGGGATAAGAGAGCACATACTTAGGATGAGCAACATGGCATCCAAGCTTAAGCCTATGAACATAGAGCTCCCAATTGAGTTCTTAGTCCACTTGGTTTTTGCTTCCTTGCCTAGAGAATATGATTCCTTTGAAGTTAATTACAACTTATACATAGAGAAATGGGATATTGAGAAGCTCATTGCCATGTGtgtgcaagaagaagaacaacttAAGGGCTCGCATGGTCATTCCGTCAACTATGTGAATCAAGATAAGAACAGAAGCTACCGTAACAAGAATGCTAAACCACCAGAGAAACCTTAGTGGGAAAGAGGCTCTTCTTCTAAGTCATATGGAAAGACTCCACAAAATGTTCACCATCCGAGATAGGGCTATGAAGAAGTAGTGGGCAGGGACCAATGCAGATGGTGCAGGAAGATTGGACACTACCAGAAGGATTGTACGGAGTTCCTGAAGCATCTGAATAGAAAGGGTGAGTACATTATTACATTTGTAGATGAGTCCCTGTATTTAAGTTATgcaaaatctacttggtggattgattcaggtGCAACTATTTATATTGCCAATTCCTTACATGCACTTCGTACGAGGAGGACCGTGCAAAGAGGAGAAAGAAGGCTTAGAGTTGCCAACGGCGTCGAGGCCGAAGTTGAAGCGATAGGAGAATTCCCGTTAGAATTGAATAATAGCTTCATTCTTCATTTGCACAATATGCTGTATGTACCCTCTTTGAGTAGAAACTTGATTTCAGTGATGGATTTGATTgccattttggcaaagaacaatATTTGATTAAAGTTAATGATaagtgtgttggtcttgcctTCCGACAAGACAAGCTTTATATGTTATTTGTGCATGATAATGTGAATGTTGTATGCAATGAAGAAAAGAATGAGTCTTCCTCGACTACGAATATACGAACCAAGCACAAACGATGCGATAACGAAACATCAGCCAAATTATGATATTGTTTAGGTCAtattcgagggggagaattgaaCGATTAATCAAAGGGGATATTCTGCATCCTCTAGattttttaatataaatattgcATCGGTTGCATTAATAGAAAGTATGATAAACAAATTAAGAAAGGAGCCAAACGAACTGCAGGGGTTTTGAAAATAATACATATAGACATTTGTGGTCCATTTTCCGTAAAGATTGTGGACGGTTATGATTCGTTCATAATGTTTACAGATAATTATTCGCGTTATGGCTATATTTATCCAATAAAAGAACGACGGAAGCGTTGGATAAGTTTACGATATTaaaagctgaagtagaaaatcagcacAGTTTAAAGATTAAGATAGTAAGATCCGATCGGGGAGTAGTATTACGGTCGACATAGCCCATACGGTCAAGTTCCTGGACCCTTAGCAGGTTCTTACAGGAAAATAGAATAGTCGCCTAGTACTCTACACCGGGCGAGCCTCAACGGAATGGAGTTGCTGAAAGACGAAACCGTACtttaatggatatggtgagaagtatgATAAGCTATTTCACTTTACCGATTAGTTGTGGATGGAGGCACTAAAAACCGCCGCTCATATTCTTAATCGAGTACCATCGGTTTC from Panicum hallii strain FIL2 chromosome 9, PHallii_v3.1, whole genome shotgun sequence includes:
- the LOC112876176 gene encoding terpene synthase 10-like isoform X1, yielding MPPKATAAPFATAGWPAAAATRRPSRRHKLWCSSAAESPDRLQPRRRSANYRPSSWDYDTLLSLKGGSGGRDRVCQCSHDQFKRSVKNMLLGKSEESSCKVNLIGTIQRLGISYHFEEEIRSILSSISTETANDRHVDGVASMALKFRLLRENGFSADPGLLKHNIYAKNCSKATLQRDVNRFLSLYEASYLAFRGEETLDVARKLSTKALRDLMPSMPPHTRKRVAHALDLPLHWRAPRLETRWFIDHCAGGLHPLLLQFAKVDFNNVQRVHQEELARLAGWWRDIGLCDRLTFSRDRLMECFHYANGIVWEPKHGACREMLARVANLIIHLDDVYDVYGTLDELILFTDAIGRWDESPCERLPAYMKALYSVMYNTSNEVADNVLKAHGCSMHSVLGKAWHDISVSFLVEAKWHHGSCRPTLREYLDNGRVSCSAPLLLLHAFPMLSSEVNAKTFSLIQSYPRLVQSASLVLRLCNDSATHTAELQRGDAPSSIAIHMSESGGTEQDSRKAMEDLIMEAWKAINQEAFGSSCKFSRPFAKACVNLARISQCVYHKGDGFGEPNDVKRKQINDLFLEPAVC
- the LOC112876176 gene encoding alpha-terpineol synthase, chloroplastic-like isoform X2, coding for MPPKATAAPFATAGWPAAAATRRPSRRHKLWCSSAAESPDRLQPRRRSANYRPSSWDYDTLLSLKGGSGGRDRVCQCSHDQFKRSVKNMLLGKSEESSCKVNLIGTIQRLGISYHFEEEIRSILSSISTETANDRHVDGVASMALKFRLLRENGFSADPGLLKHNIYAKNCSKATLQRDVNRFLSLYEASYLAFRGEETLDVARKLSTKALRDLMPSMPPHTRKRVAHALDLPLHWRAPRLETRWFIDHCAGGLHPLLLQFAKVDFNNVQRVHQEELARLAGWDESPCERLPAYMKALYSVMYNTSNEVADNVLKAHGCSMHSVLGKAWHDISVSFLVEAKWHHGSCRPTLREYLDNGRVSCSAPLLLLHAFPMLSSEVNAKTFSLIQSYPRLVQSASLVLRLCNDSATHTAELQRGDAPSSIAIHMSESGGTEQDSRKAMEDLIMEAWKAINQEAFGSSCKFSRPFAKACVNLARISQCVYHKGDGFGEPNDVKRKQINDLFLEPAVC
- the LOC112872754 gene encoding uncharacterized oxidoreductase At4g09670-like, whose amino-acid sequence is MHIFDFIKKREYIANESRFPVTDTGLLEVFSGYGWAVSYELPRSVVALPEAVRNQAGVLLACGAFTCSFLTSLTMDVTVVGTDGTLRASPTSIVFPFDEKSAGFSVLARQAVAELAVGWGPTERVVVATDLPQEALMVQEFARLVKNI